CTGTCTATCATGTTCATTCAGAAACATAGTCTCTCTCTCCATTTAGGGgcacttgttttatattttctttctaacacatattttgttgggtttaatgtaccttttttttttttaacttgtatttcagattcagggggtacatgctCAGGTTTGTTACCTGAGTATATTATGTGATACTGAGGTTTGGCGTATGAATGATGCCATTACCCAGGTACtgggcatagtacccaatagttagtttttcaacccttgcccttgtccctctctcctccctctagtagtccccagtttctattACTGCCATTTCCATGTCCATGAgaacccagtgtttagctcccacttataagtgagagcatgttgtatttggttttctgttcctgctatATCCTTATTGccacaaaggacattatttcattctttattatggctacAGGGTATTCCATGTAGCAGGGCATTCCACTccaaaccacattttctttatccagtccactgttgatggacacctaggttgattccttgtctttgctattatgaatagtgctgtggtgAACATAccagtgcatgtgtctttttggtggaatgatttgtttccttttgaatatatacccagtaatggtggtgttgggtcaaatagtagttccgttttatgttctttgagaaatttccaaactgctttccccagtggctgagctaatttacattcccaccaacaatgtataaacgTTCCCTTTACTCCACAGCCTCActagcatctattgttttttgactctttaataatagccatcctgactgatgtgagatggtatctcattgtggtttttattttagcttttaataACTATTTAAAGTCTGCTGTTTTGATAGGTGAAAATGATATATCACTTAATTTGCACTTTGGTTCTGgagaagttaaatatttttaaactgtgctTATTAACTACTTATATTCTGAGAATTATCTGATTATATCCTTGATCTATTTTTCCATTTGGGTCTTAATCTTGTATGAGTTTATCATGTCATAACGATACTAATTCTTTGTCAGAAGTACAGCAGAAGCagatatttttccagttttattttattttattttattttatttttgagacagagtcttgctttgtcacccaggctggagtacagtggcatgatctcggctcactgcaacctctgcctcctgagttcaagtgattctcctgcctcagcctccctagtagctgggttaacaggcacatgacaccatacccagctaatttttttttggagttttagtagagatgggttttcaccttgttggccaggctggtctcgaactcctgacctcaagtgatccaaccaccttggccaccatgcccggcctttttccagtttattgtctgccttttgatttgccactttttttttttttttttttttttttttttgagacggagtctcactttgtcgcccaggctggagtgcagtggtatgctcttggctcactgcaagctccggctcccaggttcatgccattttccgtctctgcctcccgagtagctgggattactggcatgcgccaccatgcccagctagttttgtatttttagtagatacaggtttctccatgttagtcaggagggtctcgaactcccaatctcaggtgatctgcccaccttggcctcccaaagtgctgggattacaggcgtgagccaccgcacccggcccaaatttatcactttttaatttatacttttcaGAAGTTCGAAAGTCTAATATagttaaatatatgaatttttcatGACTTTTACTATTGATTTTAaagttgttaaaaatttttatggaatGATTTCATATTTAGAACAAATATGCCATGTGGGAAACTAATCATGTTGGCTTGATAATGGAATCAGTTCTTAAGTAATTTTTATAGATGtttaataatgttatttattaaacatcttatttattaatgttatttGTTAAACAactattaaatgttatttaatagtGTTATGTATGGTGTTAGTGATGCTTATTTTCATAATAGATAACtgaatatattatatgtgtatacatatgtataaaactgaatgttttatatatacatacacatagatgTCTTAGAATGATTGAAACGGTTACgatttttcattttgagaaattttaatatttggcAAGTGCAAgtaattcttttttgagatggagtcttgctttgtcacccaggctggacgtgcagtggcacaatcttggctcagtgcaacctctgcctcccgggttcaagtgattcttctgcctcagcctcccaattaggtgggactacaggcgcgcaccaccacgcccagctaattttttgtatttttagtagagatggggtttcaccatattggccaggctggtcttgaactcctgacctcgtgatctgtccgcctcggtctcccaaagtgctgggattacaggtgtgagccaccgtgtccagccaagtGCAAGTGATTCTGACAGCTTTTAGTGAAATTCCCTGTATTAAAGATTGTCAATTTGAATATTGAAATTAAGTAGTATATTCTGACATGAAATTTGCTATTGTGTTAAGGAGAGAAAACATCTTTAATTGACTTCTCTGTCTTCACAGGAAGTTATTCACATGAATTTATGTTGTTGCCTATAAAACACTATCCAATAACTTTTACCTTTTCCCCTTAACTCCCTCAGGTCCTACCACAGCTCTGTGAAGTTGCACTCAtgtatattgttattaactgtttTGCAAACAACCTAATACTTGTAGTTCCCTTAGTTTATATATATTCAGGTATACCAACTGAATTGCccttttcttataataaatgtaCTTTTGTTTCTAATAAACAACCTTCGAAGTAGTAGGAAAGATATTAACATCTGAGCATAGGAGTTGATATGGTTTCTCATTGAGAAATTAGTCTCTAGAATTATAATCAGTAACATGGTAAAGGAAAAAATGGTGAAGATATTAGAGCCGTACCTAAAACTTTCCATAGTTTGACCTTATGGCAAGTGAACATTTGGTTTTTATTACCCTTTTAAAcactaaatattaatacattatctTATACAGAGGccctcaataaataaaatatttatagtaaacTACTGATGAAACACCTTTCATTATGGTAGAAATTCTTTTCAGATTACTGAGAAATGCAGTTCTCAAATTTCTGCGTCAGTTTTGCTTAATTCATTAAAGCATATGCAACTAACTAGCAACATACTTCTTTTACTGCTTGTATTAGAAATTCTTTTTGtacttaatatttgtttaattactTGATCCATTAGTTCAATTGTAAATGCCTTCCTTgttgaatttattcattcagttttcATGATAGTTTGAAGAGTAATCTAGACCAATGTTATCCAATAGAACTTTTTTTGTGACAGTGACACTGTATATGTGCTGTCTAATACAGTTGCAACTAGCCGCATATAGCTAATAAGCTCTTGCAGTGCAGTCAGTGTGACTATGAGACTGaagttttaattgtatttaattataactgacttaatttttttaagccaCATGTTGCTAGTGGCTACCACATTGGATAGCACAAATATatctactttattttcatttagttttccaAGTTACAATAAGTGTATTTTCTAGGTAAGTGTTCTACTTTTACAAACTCTTTGAAacctatggtaaaaaaaaaaaaaaatacaaaagcaaactctaaaaattaatttactaaactatttgtatttgatttttattgcatttatctGAAACATTGGGTTGCTATATTGAGCATACCACAGACCATTTCTCCTCATTTCTGGAGACAGTTTCATTCTAAGAAGAAACATATGTCCTAAAGACCCATGAACTAATACTTATTTTGAGATTGGTCCATAAaaggtttttgttcatttttaagcaGCTGATTTAGAGGAAAGTTTTAATGAACACGAACTGGAGCCCTCATCacctaaaagtaaaaagaaaagtcgCAAAGGAAGGCcaagaaaaactaattttaaaggaCTGTCAGAAGATACCAGGTCCACATCCTCCCATGGAACAGACGAAATGGAAAGTAGTTCCTATGTAAGTAAAAAAAACTGTTGGATTCTTACTTTTTGTTGCACcatgaatatttcatttaaactaTAGGTGAAGTTCATCATTTGAAATGTTAAATAAGCTTGAAATACTGATAgcatattttcatgattttttttaagttctttttttcttttacatttgcagAGAGATAGGTCTCCACACAGAAGCAGCCCTAGTGACACCAGGCCTAAATGTGGATTTTGCCATGTaggggaggaagaaaatgaagcacGAGGaaaactgcatatatttaatgCCAAGAAGGCAGCTGCCCATTATAAGTGCATGGTAACCATGGTTCTTTTAAgcccaattttgtttttttgttcgtttgtttgtttttctttgtttccccTGTGATCTAAAAGcccaagtgattttttaaaaatcatttagctAGTAACTAAAAAACTTCCCCCACAAGTATTAGTATTTTAGAGTTATGAATAGTATATCTTGTAATCCCAAATCttaataaaatttagattttgttAAATTATAGCCTTTATGTTTTAGTAGGATTTGAAGTAATTCTAATTATAGTTACTGTAGTTAGGATAATCTGTAATTAATTATTTCATAACTGTaaaaattttgtctttataagcatgtcatgaaatatattttagactTTTACTATAACCTAATAATTATCTCTGTTGTACTTAACACACTGTATTACAGTTACTCATTTATGAACTTATCTTCCCTAACAGACTCTTAAATTCCTTGAAGATAAGAATAAGTTTTTATCTTGACATCCTTAGATCCATGCCTGACTTACAGTATACATAAATATCTTTGACTTAGAGTGTATTGAATGACTCATCCCATtgataaggtttttaaaattacattatttatgtCACAGGTTCTTAACCAGAGTACATATCATATTTACCTGGTGAGCTTTTTCCAAAATACGTGCATCTAGGAACCCTGTGGAATAGATCTCATTTGTGTctagtttgaaaaacaaaatccccCAAGTGATTCTGATCTGCATCTATGGTTGAAATTTGCCaatttaaactgttttttaaaactttgtggaaatgtaaaatagttgAGAATAGAGTGACATTGTTGAAATTTTCATTGCTTGAAGCGATTTAATCTTGGCTTCACACTGgcaatcttcatttttatttcaatgtccATAATTTTGGCTGTATTTTAATCagacatgtaaatatattaaaaatatttgagcagATACTTGATTATTAAGGAAAGATTATCTTTCTTCGGAAATTAAATATAACACACTTGTTACCACATTTAATGTTTTCCTCATAAGGATTCTGAATGTTAATATTCCtgcatttttcttctctagttGTTTTCTTCTGGCACAGTCCAGCTCACAACAACCTCAAGAGCAGAATTTGGAGACTTTGATATTAAAACTGTACTTCAGGAGATTAAGCGAGGAAAAAGAATGGTCTgtagtttttatatttgttatgcAACATTACACTTGACTTGCTGCTTTAAATTTAGAGTACATCCCAAATTTATCCAGTCAtcagaaaatttaatataaagtaGTTCATATGTTAAAGCAAAGTATATTGACTTATTTGTAATATAATAAAGGATGTTGATGTTACTGaaacttatttctctttctatgtAACTTCATTACTTAAGAGGATTATACTGagatttatatacatttcaaGGCATTTGCAAGcctttaacaataaaataaatgaagatacgAATGTGACAAACTTTATTaagtttaaaatgttacattgtGTAAGCTTGcttaaaggaaatttttttcagggctttctttttaaagtacaCATACACAGGACTGCCTCTTAAAATGTTTGTCATAGcgttaaaagtttttttaaataaaataatataaaatacaccTTAGTCTCATGTTGTTAAACATACTGAATTACCAACAAGTAGCTCTAAGAAATATTGGCATCTTTATTGATCACTTACTCCTTTATAGCTTATGAATGCTATAATAATATCAGTTGTctctagaaattaatttttaaattttttgttgggaaattttcaaacataccaCAATTGGAAAGCCTAGTAACACGTATCTGTCCATCATCTTGCTTCATCAGTTACCAAAATTTGTGGCACTTGTTTCATATAGgccttctttgttgttgttgttttgagacagagtctcactgtcgcccaggctggggtgcggtggcgcgatcttggctcactctaacctctgcctcccgggttcaggtgattcccgtgcttcagcttcccaagtagctgggattacaaacatgcaccaccacacctggataatttttgtatttttagtagagacagggtttcattatgttggccaggcttctcatgaactcctgacctcatgcaatccacccgcctcggcttcccaaagtgctgggattacaggcgtgagcatcCAGCTGAAAAGGAAACTTTCATAACAGAGCCTGTGGtactgaaaaaaggaaaaaccacttTATCGTATTATTCAGAGCAGTGTTGTATAATACAGCTAAAGTTCAAATAGGTGACTAAGATAGCAATTCAATTATCTTGCCAACTTATTGTTTACCTCTGCACCATTGAGGGTTGGGGTAAACACTAACCTAGCATTTCCCCCAAGTGTGCTCTAAAGGAAGTTAGTTCATCAAGATGTTCCCCCACCCCTCCAGAGATAAAAGGGCATCTAGATTTCAATAAACTTGAAAACTGTTTACTCTGTGCCCCCACCCTTGGAGAAAAGGCTGTGAGAAGTCCTGCAATAAAGTGATCTGCTTAACCTATCCTTTCTCAAACTTATTTGACTTGAAACCCCTTTTTCAACAGTTACCTTTTAATCTCCGAACATTCTTCAGGCAAGGCTTATCTAGGCCAAACTGAGAAGTCTTGAAAAGATTTCAGCCCCTTTAGTCGCCCTCTGCACTTTTGTCTACTGGTAGTGATTCTTCTGTGGGGGAACTGCTTTTCTGGTTTCTTATTCTTTCCCCTAATCATAATAGGAAAGGATCTGATCTTAGGGAGGGAAAGAAACCAACCACTAAAATAtacaacatcatttttttttgtatttggcaGTATTGAGGAGAGTCTTATCTACATTTAGATGTCAGACCTGGGATGGTCAGTAGTTTTTCTAACAAGCCGGCagtttataaatgttaaataatagaaACATCAGGGGATGGCAATATTAGAGGGCTTATCAAAGTATGGTTTCAGTTGCAGCGTTATTTCAGTTATATGCTACGTGATAATTTCAGTGTATTCTTTTTCAATAGAAAATGGCTGCTGTTTTCTTGAAATACTGCTTACgattatttctctttccttatacAGAAATGTACACTTTGCAGTCAGCCTGGTGCTACTATTGGATGTGAAATAAAAGCCTGTGTTAAGACTTACCATTACCACTGTGGAGTACAAGACAAAGctaaatacattgaaaatatgtCACGAGGAATTTACAAGTAAGAAAACAACAATTGTCTATTTCCCTAAACATGTTAGTAAGTAACTGTCCTTAAATAGATGACATTAGTTTACTCAATCTCTATTCTTAGGTGATATTTAGTTAAGTATAGAATAGAATACTGAGCACATTGTGTAAGGAATGAGTACTACAATTGGCATTTTCCTCTGACTACATATCCCTGGATTAGCATTCATCCATCCAATGTTAGTTATGCTTCCTGTGTGCCAGCCATTGTGCTTGAAGCTGGGCATATAACAGTGATCAAAACTACATAtgctgggccgggtgcggtggctcacatctgtaatcccagcactttgggaggccaaggcaggtggatcacctgaggtcaggagttcgagaccagcctgaccaacatggtgaaaccccgtctctactaaaatacaaaaattacccaggtgtggtggcaggcacctgtaatcccagctactcgggaggctgaggcaggagaatcgcttgaacccaggagggagaggttgcagtgagccaagattgtgccattgcactccagcctgggcaacaagaagctTACAATCTATTGGGAGAGACCTATTATTTAAGTGGCCAGACAAATATGCAATTACAACATAGCAGCATAAGTGTTCCAGAGAAGTTACAAAGTGTTATGAGAGCATGTAAGAAGGAAGAGGTAACCTAGTCTGTAGTGGGGAGTCTTTAAGAATTTTCTGAAGGAAATAGTGCTCAGCTTTAAGCTGAGATATTAAGGACAAAGGTGAGCCTTGGTTGGGAGAGATATTCTGGGCAGAGAGAACAACATATGCAAGTGCCCTGGGTGAGACACAAGCAGAggtggaaatggggagatgtgTTAGGAGGCTAGTGCTGGTGGTCCAGGTGAGAATTATTGGTAGCTTAGAATAGGATGTGATAGATAGAAGGCAAAAGGTTCTCTTGAGAAGAtggtgaaaaaataaagtttgaagaTTTGGGTTTGGGGGTCACCCTCTTTTTTATGGGTCTTCCACTTACCTGTGCTGCCTTGGGCTAGGTGGTGTTAATGTAATGGTTCCATTTGTTTAATCAACTGGAGTATAAGTTGGCAGGGACTCCTGAAGTTTTTATTTGCTGTCCAGAGTTGTAAAGCACTTCCTTACTCTCACATGCCTAGAATGCAATAAACCAATAACTTCCGGGTCTAGTATTCTGTGTAAAAGACAATGTGCACAAGCAGTCACCAAGCCATTTGGGTGCTTACATAAGGTGCTATGCTATATAATAAAATTTGCTAAATTCTGTTTAATAATCAAGGCACAAATGTTTTCAAGGGAGTTCTATAAAGCCTTTAAGGAACAAATAATCCCAATGTTATTTAAGAGATCCAGCACATAGCAAGAGATGGAAAACTTACTGCTTCATTCTGTAAAGCTTACGTAACTGTGGTACCAAACCTAACAAAGATACGTTAAAAGACAGACAAACCAACTGTAGACCAGTCTCcctttttttgctttgagacaggatctgactctgttgtccaggctggagtgcagtagtgtgatcatgactcactacagccttgacctcctggcctcacgtgatcctcccacctcagcctcccaagtagctgggactatagccaagctaatttttttaatttttttttttttttttttttgaggaggagtcttgttatgttgcccagactggtctcaaactcctgggctcaagtgatctccctgcctcagtctcccaaagtgctaggattacaggcatgagccatgcccagccacaatttcacttttataaatatacaaaaattttaaataaaatattagtaaatcaaATCCAGGTCTGTATTCTAAGAATTGAAAGActgttcaggctgggcacagtggctcacacttataatctcaacactttgggaggcttaggtgggaggattgcttgaggccaggagttccagatcagtgcaggcaacaaagcgagactctcgtctctaatagaaagaaaaaagactgttcaaaattaggaaatatattaatatactttGTTAGAGTAAATAAAAATCTTATCACCTTCCTTATAGATGGTGAAAAGACATTTGATAACATTCAACATCAGTTTCTGAATTTTAAAGTAACAAGTGCTCTTGGTAAGCTAGGAATCTTAATAGGTGTTTatgagaaaaacaacagcaaatagCTTATTTGTTGTTAAAGTAAAggagcaatggttcttaaccaggagTGAACCTCAGAATCACTGTGGTGTGGATAAGACcctcttttaaaatgttcatgcCTGAGCCCTACCCGTAGAGATTTAAATTTAGTAGGTCTGGGTTGGGGCCCAAACCATGCACTTTTATGACTCCCCAAGTGATTCTTATGTTCATCTCTAATTGAAAACCATTAGACTATACTTTAATTCAGATtaggaagaagacaaagatgcCAACTACTAGCATGACTTTTAACATTCTTCTAAAGGGTTAAGCTGAtgcaagacaaaaagaaagaggcccagtgcagtggctcacgtctataatcccacacttggggaggccgaagcaagaggattgcttgaggccaggaattcgagaccaacctgggcaacacagtaagacccatctctacacaacatttaaaaattagccacgcaaagtggcacacgcctgtagccccagctacacaggaggcccacactggagaattgcttgagccctggaagtagaaaccagcctgggcaacatagtgagaccctgtctcaacttaaaaaataaggccaggcgcagtggctcacgcctgtaatcccaacactttgggaggctgaggctggcagatcatgaggtcaggagtttgagaccggcctcgagattgccccactgcactccagcctgggtaacagagcgaaactccatctcaaataaaaataaataaaagtgtgtaATAAAATGATCAATATTTGTTACTTATATCATTGTCTACCAAGAAAATTCAAAGGAATCAActttgaatttattaaaattagtaAGAGCTCAGTAAGATTGCTGAATGTGagatgacttttaaaaagcaattccaGTAATAACTAGTTAGAATATGTAAACGAAAATCGTCTGCCATACCCCGccaaacacacatacactaaagatgaattttttccatttaaaaaaagcacacacaGCTGCATCTGAGAGAGCAAGTTatgtttggaaataaaatgtttcttttctctttaaaaaaaaaaaaaaaaaaaagcacacacacaaagctttgttttggggtgtgggtggggagacagggtctcactctgttacccaggctggagtgccactgcatgatcatggctcactgcagcctcgacct
This portion of the Macaca thibetana thibetana isolate TM-01 chromosome X, ASM2454274v1, whole genome shotgun sequence genome encodes:
- the PHF6 gene encoding PHD finger protein 6 isoform X1; translated protein: MSSSVEQKKGPTRQRKCGFCKSNRDKECGQLLISENQKVAAHHKCMLFSSALVSSHSDNESLGGFSIEDVQKEIKRGTKLMCSLCHCPGATIGCDVKTCHRTYHYHCALHDKAQIREKPSQGIYMVYCRKHKKTAHNSEAADLEESFNEHELEPSSPKSKKKSRKGRPRKTNFKGLSEDTRSTSSHGTDEMESSSYRDRSPHRSSPSDTRPKCGFCHVGEEENEARGKLHIFNAKKAAAHYKCMLFSSGTVQLTTTSRAEFGDFDIKTVLQEIKRGKRMKCTLCSQPGATIGCEIKACVKTYHYHCGVQDKAKYIENMSRGIYKLYCKNHSGNDERDEEDEERESKSRGKVEIDQQQLTQQQLNGN
- the PHF6 gene encoding PHD finger protein 6 isoform X2: MSSSVEQKKGPTRQRKCGFCKSNRDKECGQLLISENQKVAAHHKCMLFSSALVSSHSDNESLGGFSIEDVQKEIKRGTKLMCSLCHCPGATIGCDVKTCHRTYHYHCALHDKAQIREKPSQGIYMVYCRKHKKTAHNSEADLEESFNEHELEPSSPKSKKKSRKGRPRKTNFKGLSEDTRSTSSHGTDEMESSSYRDRSPHRSSPSDTRPKCGFCHVGEEENEARGKLHIFNAKKAAAHYKCMLFSSGTVQLTTTSRAEFGDFDIKTVLQEIKRGKRMKCTLCSQPGATIGCEIKACVKTYHYHCGVQDKAKYIENMSRGIYKLYCKNHSGNDERDEEDEERESKSRGKVEIDQQQLTQQQLNGN